A single Roseinatronobacter monicus DNA region contains:
- a CDS encoding TRAP transporter substrate-binding protein: MERRPLLGLMGGAAIGALGLGLSSSAALAQEVTLTLHHFLAAQANVPTHILDVWADRVEEDSEGRIKVDRYPSMQLGGTPGELYDQAVSGSADVIWTVVGLTPGRFPSTEVFELPFMVTDARAASHAYWTMFEESMQEEFADVKMLATWVHGPGVIHTEDPVAQPSDLRGMQLRGPSRLTVQLLEALGATPVGMPIAQTPESLSRGVINGAVMPWEVTPSLRIPELVENHTEFEGEMLYTVTFVLAMHQPTYDALPDDLKEVIDSNSGLEFSIFAGGTQQDYDAPGREMAEDMGNNIITISADEAEEWKALAEPIYDRWIADMEGRGKDGQALIDRARELMAEYEAAD; this comes from the coding sequence ATGGAACGCAGACCGCTTTTAGGGCTGATGGGAGGCGCCGCAATAGGTGCTCTTGGCCTTGGACTGAGCAGCAGCGCGGCGCTGGCCCAAGAGGTCACATTGACGCTACACCATTTTCTGGCAGCACAGGCCAATGTGCCAACGCATATTCTGGATGTCTGGGCCGATCGCGTCGAGGAGGACAGCGAAGGCCGCATCAAGGTGGACCGCTACCCATCCATGCAACTGGGCGGCACACCGGGCGAGTTGTATGATCAGGCCGTATCAGGCAGTGCCGATGTGATCTGGACCGTTGTGGGCCTGACACCGGGGCGTTTCCCCAGCACGGAAGTGTTCGAGTTGCCCTTCATGGTGACAGATGCCCGCGCCGCATCGCACGCCTATTGGACAATGTTCGAAGAATCGATGCAGGAAGAATTCGCCGATGTGAAGATGCTGGCGACATGGGTGCATGGGCCGGGGGTTATTCACACCGAAGACCCTGTGGCGCAACCCTCGGATCTGCGCGGAATGCAGTTGCGTGGTCCGTCGCGGCTGACGGTACAACTGCTCGAAGCGCTGGGCGCCACACCTGTCGGCATGCCGATTGCACAAACCCCTGAATCGCTGTCACGCGGTGTCATCAACGGGGCGGTCATGCCGTGGGAAGTGACCCCGTCGCTGCGCATTCCCGAACTGGTCGAGAACCACACAGAGTTTGAAGGCGAGATGCTCTATACTGTGACCTTCGTTCTGGCGATGCATCAGCCCACCTATGACGCGCTGCCTGATGACCTGAAAGAGGTGATCGATTCCAATTCCGGTTTGGAATTCTCGATCTTCGCGGGCGGAACGCAGCAGGATTACGACGCACCGGGCCGCGAGATGGCCGAGGATATGGGCAACAACATCATCACCATTTCCGCCGATGAAGCGGAAGAATGGAAGGCGCTTGCCGAACCCATCTATGACCGCTGGATCGCGGATATGGAAGGGCGCGGCAAGGATGGTCAGGCCCTGATTGACCGAGCACGCGAGTTGATGGCCGAATATGAGGCTGCGGACTAA
- a CDS encoding TRAP transporter large permease: MSAMTIGLLSFPALLTLIFLRVPIGLAMFLAGLVGLVLVTGSTNMPFSRLQTETFTTFASYSLSIIPMFLLMGHFATLGGMSQALFKAAEGFLGHRKGGVAMAAIGSSAGFGAICGSSLATAATMGRVALPELKRYGYAGGFSTATLAAGGTLGILIPPSVVLVIYAILTEQNIAKLFLAAFIPGIMAALGYVVVISIYVRVNPDSAGTRPRVAYGERFRALVKVWPVMVVFGLVVGGIYAGWFTPTEGAAVGAFGTGLIAWVNGGLTRKTLAESFYVTARSSAMIFFIIFGAAFYNGFLALTQVPQSIAAWVGGSGFSPIMVLVLILCFYLILGCVMDSLSMILLTIPIFWPIMMELDFNFVTMADLHAARAREAIRAGVEVAPEMLRSIEAALGAGAELTREQIQALGLRRVNELALERANIEMTAIWFGILVLIVVEVGLITPPVGMNLFVINAMDPKTKITDTYRAVMPFVASDLIRVVVLVAFPAITLFLISV; this comes from the coding sequence TTGAGCGCGATGACCATCGGGCTGCTGTCCTTTCCGGCCCTGCTGACCCTGATCTTTCTGCGCGTGCCCATTGGGCTGGCCATGTTCCTTGCAGGGCTGGTCGGGCTGGTGCTGGTGACAGGCAGCACGAACATGCCGTTTTCACGCCTGCAAACCGAAACCTTTACCACCTTTGCCAGCTATTCGCTGTCGATCATCCCGATGTTCCTGTTGATGGGCCATTTCGCCACATTGGGGGGCATGTCTCAGGCGCTGTTCAAGGCCGCCGAGGGGTTTCTGGGCCACCGCAAGGGTGGCGTGGCGATGGCGGCGATTGGCTCCAGCGCGGGGTTTGGGGCGATTTGCGGGTCTTCGCTGGCGACCGCAGCCACAATGGGGCGCGTGGCACTGCCTGAACTCAAGCGCTACGGCTATGCGGGCGGGTTTTCCACAGCGACGCTGGCGGCGGGCGGCACACTGGGCATTTTGATCCCGCCCTCGGTCGTGCTAGTGATTTATGCGATCCTGACCGAGCAGAACATCGCCAAGCTGTTCTTGGCCGCCTTTATTCCCGGTATCATGGCGGCGCTGGGCTATGTGGTTGTGATTTCCATCTATGTGCGGGTGAACCCCGATTCAGCAGGCACGCGCCCGCGTGTCGCCTATGGCGAGCGGTTCCGAGCGCTGGTCAAGGTCTGGCCGGTGATGGTGGTGTTCGGGCTGGTTGTGGGTGGCATTTATGCAGGCTGGTTCACACCGACCGAAGGGGCCGCTGTGGGGGCGTTTGGCACCGGGTTGATTGCATGGGTCAATGGCGGGCTGACCCGCAAGACGCTGGCGGAAAGCTTTTATGTGACAGCACGTTCCAGCGCGATGATCTTTTTCATCATCTTTGGCGCGGCCTTCTATAACGGGTTTCTGGCGTTGACGCAGGTGCCGCAAAGCATTGCCGCATGGGTCGGCGGCTCTGGTTTCAGCCCGATTATGGTGCTGGTCCTGATCTTGTGTTTCTATCTGATCCTTGGGTGCGTGATGGACAGCCTGTCCATGATCCTGCTGACGATCCCGATTTTCTGGCCGATCATGATGGAGCTGGATTTCAACTTCGTCACTATGGCCGATCTACACGCCGCCCGCGCCCGCGAGGCGATCCGCGCCGGGGTCGAGGTCGCGCCGGAAATGCTGCGAAGTATCGAGGCCGCCCTTGGCGCAGGGGCCGAGTTGACGCGCGAGCAGATTCAGGCGCTTGGTTTGCGCCGCGTGAATGAACTGGCGCTGGAGCGTGCGAATATCGAGATGACGGCCATCTGGTTCGGCATTCTGGTGCTGATTGTGGTTGAGGTGGGCCTGATTACGCCACCTGTGGGCATGAACCTGTTTGTCATCAACGCGATGGACCCAAAGACCAAGATCACGGACACCTACCGTGCTGTCATGCCCTTTGTTGCCTCTGATCTGATCCGGGTGGTGGTCCTGGTCGCGTTTCCCGCAATCACGCTGTTCCTGATCTCGGTGTAA
- a CDS encoding DUF5671 domain-containing protein — MKPADQLATFVQDGFRAGHSAQDLRAALAAAGWSEPEIDNALAGWADHGLRLPVPRPRPSVSAAEAATYALLFFALLSVTWNVVALAFWLVEIWVPEADGSTGYGTARSMRWSIAVLVVILPLFLWLQARTDRDARANPGQLRSPTRKKFGAITVFLAALVLVADSIAVVFAFLNGDMTLQFLIKAAIVALVAGLVIAWFRSFLAEG, encoded by the coding sequence ATGAAACCCGCCGATCAGCTTGCGACCTTCGTGCAGGACGGCTTTCGCGCGGGTCACAGCGCCCAAGACCTGCGCGCCGCGCTGGCGGCTGCGGGCTGGTCGGAGCCCGAGATTGACAATGCATTGGCAGGTTGGGCCGATCATGGCTTGCGCCTGCCGGTGCCACGCCCGCGCCCCTCTGTCAGCGCAGCCGAGGCGGCGACATACGCGCTGCTGTTCTTTGCACTGCTGTCTGTCACTTGGAATGTGGTGGCGCTGGCCTTCTGGCTGGTAGAGATATGGGTGCCCGAGGCCGATGGCAGCACTGGCTATGGGACCGCGCGGTCAATGCGGTGGTCGATTGCGGTGCTTGTGGTGATCTTGCCGCTGTTCTTGTGGTTGCAGGCGCGCACGGATAGAGACGCGCGCGCCAATCCGGGGCAGCTTCGGTCGCCGACGCGCAAGAAATTCGGCGCTATTACCGTGTTTCTTGCGGCGCTTGTGTTGGTGGCGGATTCGATTGCGGTGGTCTTTGCGTTTCTGAATGGCGACATGACGCTGCAATTCCTGATCAAGGCCGCGATTGTGGCGCTGGTGGCGGGGTTGGTCATCGCTTGGTTTCGCAGCTTTCTGGCGGAAGGCTGA
- a CDS encoding PaaX family transcriptional regulator, translating to MGAATFSDLTLPQPIRAGSFIVTVFGDVIAPRGGEVWIGNLIEFCAPFGISETLIRTAVSRLVSAEQLIGLRKGRRSFYRLTDAARAEYRQAADIIYGPADDLPWRVLFFAQGAAATQIAAMGLHGYVALNDLCAFGPARGPVPDGALALTAPIDGAQDQLPGLGATLWDLDALGQEYEGFLTLAAQVEQMGHLPPPDALQARVLLVHAFRQIILRDPRLPSAALPPDWAGQRARKQFAQAYLALSDAADSHVAACFQGADGLLETLNPEGVSRYDLLRRSVNI from the coding sequence ATGGGCGCTGCGACATTTTCTGACCTGACGCTGCCACAACCCATTCGTGCGGGCAGTTTCATTGTCACAGTGTTTGGCGATGTCATCGCCCCGCGCGGTGGCGAAGTCTGGATCGGCAATCTTATCGAATTCTGCGCGCCCTTCGGGATCAGTGAAACCCTGATCCGCACGGCCGTATCCCGCCTTGTCAGCGCCGAGCAACTGATCGGCCTGCGCAAGGGGCGGCGCAGTTTCTACCGCCTGACCGATGCTGCGCGCGCCGAGTACAGACAGGCGGCGGACATCATTTACGGGCCTGCAGATGACCTGCCGTGGCGGGTATTGTTCTTCGCACAGGGCGCTGCCGCCACACAGATTGCAGCGATGGGCCTGCATGGGTATGTTGCGCTAAATGACCTCTGCGCCTTTGGGCCTGCGCGCGGGCCTGTTCCCGACGGCGCGCTTGCCCTGACTGCGCCCATCGACGGGGCGCAGGACCAGTTACCGGGTTTGGGCGCAACGCTCTGGGATCTGGACGCGTTGGGGCAGGAGTATGAGGGTTTTCTGACACTGGCGGCGCAGGTCGAACAGATGGGCCACCTTCCCCCGCCTGACGCACTGCAAGCACGTGTCCTGCTGGTCCATGCGTTCCGCCAGATCATCCTGCGCGACCCCCGTTTGCCCAGCGCGGCCCTACCGCCCGATTGGGCCGGTCAGCGCGCCCGCAAGCAATTTGCCCAAGCCTATCTGGCGCTGAGTGATGCGGCTGATTCGCATGTTGCAGCGTGTTTTCAAGGTGCAGACGGGTTGTTGGAGACGCTCAATCCAGAAGGGGTCAGCCGTTACGATCTGTTGCGCAGAAGCGTTAATATCTGA
- a CDS encoding division plane positioning ATPase MipZ: MAHIIVVGNEKGGSGKSTVSMHVSVALARMGQRVGAMDLDLRQLSFGRYIENRRNWAKRSGVDLPSPRFQPLPDVADFDLPDGPQLHDARMSAALEALSADCDYIIIDCPGSYTRLSQFAHSVADTLITPINDSFIDFDLLARTDPETGEVLSPSIYSEMVWKARQTRAQAGLRPLNWVVLRNRMGTTAMHNKRKVGDALEVLSRRIGFRLAPGFSERVVFRELFPKGLTLMDLRDLGTESMTMSHIAARQELRDLMGALELPELQVSV; encoded by the coding sequence ATGGCGCATATCATCGTAGTCGGCAATGAAAAAGGCGGCAGTGGAAAATCAACTGTTTCGATGCATGTGTCGGTTGCACTGGCGCGCATGGGCCAGCGTGTCGGCGCGATGGATCTGGACCTGCGCCAGCTGAGTTTCGGGCGCTATATCGAGAACCGGCGCAACTGGGCCAAACGCTCGGGCGTCGATCTGCCCAGCCCGCGATTTCAGCCCCTGCCCGATGTCGCGGATTTCGACTTGCCCGACGGGCCGCAACTGCATGACGCCCGCATGAGCGCGGCGCTGGAGGCGTTGAGTGCGGATTGCGACTACATCATCATTGATTGCCCCGGTTCCTACACACGGCTTAGCCAGTTCGCGCATTCAGTGGCCGATACCCTGATCACCCCGATCAATGACAGTTTCATTGATTTCGATTTGCTTGCGCGCACAGACCCCGAAACCGGCGAGGTTTTATCCCCCTCGATCTATTCCGAAATGGTCTGGAAGGCGCGCCAGACCCGCGCACAGGCAGGGCTACGACCTTTGAACTGGGTGGTGTTGCGCAACCGGATGGGGACCACGGCGATGCATAACAAGCGCAAGGTGGGCGACGCGTTGGAAGTGTTGTCACGGCGTATCGGGTTCCGGCTTGCACCCGGTTTCAGTGAACGCGTCGTGTTTCGGGAATTGTTCCCCAAGGGGCTGACACTGATGGACCTGCGCGATCTGGGGACCGAGTCCATGACGATGTCTCATATCGCAGCCCGGCAGGAGTTGCGCGACCTTATGGGCGCGCTGGAACTGCCGGAATTACAGGTCAGTGTTTGA
- a CDS encoding TRAP transporter small permease has product MHSVMMTVSRGLAMVGGIVLSALILMTCVSILGRHASAALNSDLVQTLAPGLAAWMLGLGLGPIYGDYELTELGMGFAVFCFLPLCQITSGHARVDIFTSFLHDTTNRWLRLIIEVIFLGAIALIAWRLSIGMSSRMRTGQTTYLLEWPVWWPYAACMVAASAAVIVALYMVYVRMLEAVTGADIIGEGGESEH; this is encoded by the coding sequence ATGCATTCAGTCATGATGACAGTGTCGCGCGGTTTGGCGATGGTCGGGGGCATTGTGCTGTCGGCGCTGATCCTGATGACCTGCGTTTCCATTCTTGGCAGACATGCCAGCGCGGCGCTGAATTCTGATCTGGTCCAGACACTGGCCCCCGGCCTTGCGGCATGGATGCTGGGGTTGGGCCTTGGGCCGATCTATGGTGATTATGAATTGACGGAATTGGGCATGGGTTTTGCAGTATTTTGCTTTCTGCCGCTGTGCCAGATCACGTCAGGGCATGCGCGTGTCGATATTTTCACATCTTTTCTGCACGACACAACGAACCGGTGGCTGCGCCTGATTATCGAGGTAATCTTTCTGGGCGCGATTGCGCTGATTGCGTGGCGTCTGTCGATTGGCATGTCCAGCCGGATGCGTACCGGCCAGACGACCTATTTGCTGGAATGGCCGGTCTGGTGGCCCTATGCCGCCTGTATGGTTGCGGCCTCTGCGGCGGTGATTGTTGCGCTGTATATGGTGTATGTTCGGATGCTTGAGGCCGTGACCGGCGCGGACATTATCGGCGAAGGCGGGGAGAGCGAACATTGA
- the pcaF gene encoding 3-oxoadipyl-CoA thiolase — protein MPHAFICDAQRTPIGRYGGALASIRADDLAAIPLRALMARHSRLDWALIEDVIYGCANQAGEDNRNVARMASLLAGLPVDVPGITVNRLCASGLDAVGMAARAIRAGDCGLMLAGGVESMSRAPFVMPKADAAFSRANAVYDTTIGWRFVNPQMKAQYGTDSMPQTADNVAADWNVSRADQDAFAHRSQTRWAQAQENGCFADEICAVEVPQRKRDPLVIARDEHPRPDTTPDTLAKLRGINGPELSVTAGNASGVNDGAAALLLASEDMARAQGLTPRARVVAMAAAGVAPRVMGIGPVPAVRKALALAGLTIDDMDLIELNEAFAAQALAVLRDLGLPDDASHVNPNGGAIAMGHPLGASGARLVTAAMWELHRRGGRYALCTMCVGVGQGVALILERV, from the coding sequence TTGCCGCACGCCTTTATTTGTGACGCACAGCGCACCCCGATCGGGCGCTATGGGGGCGCACTCGCGTCCATCCGCGCCGATGATCTGGCGGCGATTCCGTTGCGCGCACTCATGGCGCGGCACTCCAGGCTGGATTGGGCGCTGATTGAGGATGTGATCTATGGCTGCGCCAATCAGGCGGGCGAAGATAACCGCAATGTCGCGCGCATGGCTTCGCTTTTAGCGGGATTGCCCGTCGATGTGCCGGGGATCACAGTGAACCGCCTATGCGCTTCGGGTCTGGACGCGGTCGGCATGGCCGCGCGGGCCATCCGCGCGGGCGATTGCGGGCTGATGTTGGCAGGCGGCGTGGAAAGCATGAGCCGCGCGCCCTTTGTGATGCCAAAGGCCGATGCCGCCTTTTCGCGCGCCAATGCCGTCTATGACACAACCATCGGCTGGCGGTTTGTGAACCCGCAGATGAAAGCGCAATATGGCACCGACTCCATGCCCCAGACCGCCGACAATGTCGCTGCGGATTGGAATGTGTCACGCGCCGATCAGGACGCATTCGCGCACCGGTCGCAAACGCGCTGGGCACAGGCGCAGGAAAACGGATGCTTCGCAGACGAGATTTGCGCTGTTGAAGTGCCGCAACGCAAGCGCGATCCTCTGGTTATCGCGCGTGATGAACACCCCCGCCCCGACACCACGCCTGACACACTGGCCAAACTGCGCGGGATAAACGGGCCAGAGTTAAGCGTCACGGCTGGCAATGCCAGCGGTGTGAATGATGGTGCGGCGGCGCTGCTGCTGGCCTCCGAAGACATGGCCCGCGCGCAGGGCCTGACACCCCGCGCCCGTGTCGTGGCGATGGCCGCCGCCGGGGTTGCCCCGCGCGTGATGGGCATTGGCCCGGTACCGGCAGTGCGCAAGGCACTGGCGCTTGCAGGGCTGACAATTGACGATATGGACCTGATCGAGCTGAACGAGGCATTTGCCGCGCAGGCGCTGGCCGTGCTGCGCGATCTTGGCCTGCCCGACGATGCCTCTCATGTGAACCCCAATGGCGGTGCGATTGCGATGGGCCATCCGCTGGGTGCCTCCGGCGCGCGGCTGGTAACGGCCGCCATGTGGGAATTGCACCGCCGGGGTGGGCGCTACGCATTGTGCACGATGTGCGTAGGTGTGGGCCAAGGTGTCGCCCTGATACTGGAACGAGTCTGA
- the rplS gene encoding 50S ribosomal protein L19 — MNLIAQIEAEQIAELGKDIPDFKAGDTIRVGYKVTEGTRSRVQNFEGVCIARKGGAGIAASFTVRKISFGEGVERVFPLYSTNIDSIAVVRRGRVRRAKLYYLRDRRGKSARIVEKTNYRPLNAKA; from the coding sequence ATGAACCTGATCGCACAGATAGAAGCCGAGCAGATTGCAGAGCTTGGCAAAGACATTCCCGATTTCAAGGCGGGCGACACCATCCGCGTTGGCTACAAAGTGACCGAGGGCACGCGCTCGCGGGTTCAGAACTTTGAAGGCGTGTGCATCGCGCGCAAGGGCGGCGCGGGTATCGCAGCGTCCTTCACCGTGCGCAAAATCTCGTTCGGCGAAGGTGTGGAACGCGTATTCCCGCTGTATTCGACCAATATCGACAGCATTGCAGTTGTACGTCGTGGCCGTGTGCGTCGTGCGAAACTGTATTATCTGCGCGATCGTCGCGGTAAATCTGCCCGCATCGTCGAAAAGACCAACTACCGCCCGCTTAACGCGAAAGCCTGA
- the rpmE gene encoding 50S ribosomal protein L31, with amino-acid sequence MKSETHPEYHLINVKMTDGTIVQMKSTWGAEGDTLSLDVDPSVHPAWNGGSSRLLDTGGRVSKFKNKYAGLGF; translated from the coding sequence ATGAAATCCGAGACTCATCCCGAGTACCACCTGATCAACGTCAAGATGACCGATGGCACCATCGTCCAGATGAAATCGACATGGGGCGCCGAAGGCGACACCTTGTCGCTGGATGTCGATCCAAGTGTGCACCCTGCCTGGAATGGCGGCAGCAGCCGTCTGCTGGACACCGGTGGCCGCGTGTCGAAGTTCAAGAACAAATATGCCGGTCTTGGTTTCTGA
- the pyk gene encoding pyruvate kinase, whose translation MRRHRMIKIVATLGPSSSSYEMIRALFEAGADVFRLNMSHGTHDEIAARHAIIRQIEVDLGRPIAILADLQGPKLRVGTFAEPSVELEEGQSFRLDLDEADGDATRVNLPHPEIFKALEPGEDLLVNDGKIRLRVNTCGPDFADCTVTVGGTISNRKGVNVPGVVLPLAALSDKDRADLEFVCRLGVDWLALSFVQRASDVTEARELIQGRAAIISKIEKPAAVKAFEEILAVSDGIMVARGDLGVELPVQNVPPIQKRLVRRTRAAAKPVIVATQMLESMIESPMPTRAEVSDVATAIYEGADAIMLSAESAAGQYPIEAVTTMNNVAIEVESDPTYIEIIDSSRKVNHYTIADGMVAAARELAEKTDIAAICCFTESGTTANLVARERPHVPIIAITPIQPVARRLALVWGVHCETITGDVERFKKAVINAVRVARKYGFATEKDQILVTAGIPFNQPGTTNILRVAPCAEHLIMTGEPE comes from the coding sequence TTGCGTCGCCATCGCATGATCAAGATTGTGGCCACGCTCGGCCCGTCCTCGTCCAGCTATGAAATGATCCGCGCATTGTTCGAGGCAGGCGCCGATGTCTTTCGCCTGAACATGAGTCATGGCACCCATGACGAAATCGCTGCACGCCACGCCATCATTCGCCAGATCGAGGTTGATCTTGGCCGCCCGATTGCCATTCTGGCCGATCTGCAAGGGCCAAAGCTGCGTGTCGGCACCTTTGCCGAACCTTCGGTCGAACTGGAAGAAGGGCAATCTTTCCGGCTTGACCTGGATGAGGCAGATGGCGACGCCACGCGCGTGAACCTGCCACACCCTGAAATCTTCAAAGCGCTGGAGCCGGGCGAAGACCTGTTGGTCAATGACGGCAAAATCCGGCTGCGTGTAAATACCTGCGGCCCTGATTTCGCGGATTGCACCGTGACAGTGGGCGGCACCATTTCCAACCGCAAAGGCGTGAATGTGCCGGGCGTTGTTCTGCCACTGGCGGCCCTGTCCGACAAAGACCGCGCGGATCTGGAATTTGTCTGCCGTCTGGGTGTCGACTGGCTGGCCCTGTCCTTCGTGCAGCGCGCATCCGATGTGACAGAGGCCCGCGAACTGATCCAAGGCCGCGCCGCGATCATTTCCAAGATCGAGAAGCCCGCGGCGGTTAAGGCGTTTGAGGAAATTCTGGCGGTGTCAGACGGTATCATGGTCGCACGCGGTGATCTGGGGGTGGAATTGCCTGTGCAGAACGTGCCGCCCATCCAGAAACGACTGGTGCGCCGGACGCGCGCGGCGGCCAAACCCGTGATCGTGGCCACGCAGATGCTGGAATCCATGATCGAAAGCCCGATGCCCACCCGCGCCGAAGTCTCGGACGTGGCGACGGCCATTTACGAGGGGGCAGACGCGATCATGCTGTCCGCCGAATCCGCCGCCGGGCAATACCCGATCGAGGCGGTCACCACGATGAACAATGTCGCCATCGAGGTCGAGAGCGATCCGACCTATATCGAAATCATCGACAGCTCGCGCAAGGTCAACCATTACACCATCGCCGATGGTATGGTCGCCGCCGCGCGTGAACTGGCCGAGAAAACCGATATCGCCGCGATCTGCTGTTTCACGGAATCGGGCACCACCGCCAATCTGGTCGCGCGCGAGCGCCCGCATGTGCCCATCATCGCCATCACGCCCATCCAGCCGGTTGCGCGCCGCCTTGCGCTGGTTTGGGGCGTGCATTGCGAAACCATCACCGGGGATGTCGAGCGTTTCAAAAAGGCGGTCATCAACGCCGTGCGAGTTGCGCGCAAATACGGTTTCGCCACCGAGAAGGACCAAATCCTTGTCACCGCAGGCATTCCGTTCAACCAGCCGGGCACAACCAATATTTTACGCGTCGCCCCCTGCGCTGAGCACTTGATCATGACAGGAGAGCCCGAGTAA
- a CDS encoding DUF1244 domain-containing protein — protein MDKQTRTELEAAAFRTLMDHLMHKRPDVQNIDMMNLTGFCRNCLSRWYMEAANARGIDMDKEAAREIVYGMPYAEWRDKYQTEASPDKQAAFEKSFAENVSNQKP, from the coding sequence ATGGATAAACAGACCCGCACAGAATTGGAAGCCGCAGCTTTTCGGACGTTGATGGATCACCTGATGCACAAACGCCCCGATGTCCAGAATATCGACATGATGAACCTGACCGGCTTTTGCCGCAACTGCCTGTCGCGCTGGTATATGGAAGCCGCGAATGCGCGCGGAATCGACATGGACAAAGAGGCGGCGCGCGAAATCGTCTATGGCATGCCCTATGCGGAATGGCGCGACAAATACCAGACCGAGGCAAGCCCCGACAAGCAGGCCGCATTCGAGAAGTCCTTTGCTGAAAACGTCAGTAATCAAAAGCCATAG
- the rpmI gene encoding 50S ribosomal protein L35 yields the protein MPKMKTKSGAKKRFSMTATGKVKAGQAGKRHGMIKRTKKFIRDARGNTILSDQDSRIVKKYMPYDR from the coding sequence ATGCCCAAGATGAAGACCAAATCCGGCGCCAAGAAGCGCTTCTCCATGACAGCCACAGGCAAGGTCAAGGCAGGTCAGGCAGGCAAACGCCACGGCATGATCAAGCGGACCAAGAAATTCATTCGCGACGCGCGCGGCAACACAATCCTGTCCGATCAGGATTCGCGCATCGTCAAGAAATATATGCCCTACGATCGCTAA
- the rplT gene encoding 50S ribosomal protein L20 produces the protein MSRVTSGKVTHARHRKVVKAAKGYYGARSRNFRTATQAVDKANQYATRDRKVRKRNFRALWIQRINAAVREIDPALTYSRFINALGLAGIEVDRKVLADLAVHEPDAFGQIVAKAKAAMA, from the coding sequence ATGTCACGTGTAACGTCCGGCAAAGTCACCCACGCCCGTCATCGCAAGGTCGTAAAGGCCGCCAAAGGCTATTACGGCGCGCGTTCGCGCAATTTCCGCACTGCGACGCAGGCTGTGGACAAAGCCAACCAATATGCCACCCGCGACCGCAAGGTTCGCAAGCGGAACTTCCGCGCCCTGTGGATTCAGCGGATCAACGCCGCAGTCCGCGAGATTGATCCCGCCCTGACCTATTCGCGTTTCATCAACGCACTGGGGCTGGCTGGTATCGAAGTGGACCGCAAGGTTCTCGCCGATCTCGCAGTGCACGAGCCCGATGCCTTTGGTCAGATTGTCGCCAAGGCGAAGGCCGCAATGGCCTGA